The following coding sequences are from one Candidatus Kapaibacterium sp. window:
- a CDS encoding DUF262 domain-containing protein — MSDIQLQIISVKKLLQEDLKIPSYQRPYKWTEKNVHQLIDDIIFHKDKSAYRLGTVVIHNEMEDSETKLNIVDGQQRALTLTLIAYAIIKNCEGKLEKIIMRGEKLDSYKPKLVKLSFANDITKANIQNNYKVIERRIDDFDEETIRFFYEKCELVKVVLMDISEAFQFFDSQNARGKDLDPHDLLKAFHLREMNNYSTEGERLEAVYNWEATDKDELAKLFALYLFRIRNWSKGYSARYFTKNDVDVFKGVSPDVKEEYPFAKANRIAHFYTENYKKSFHRGIDKILMEYPFQIDQTIINGKRFFEMIAFYGRMETAIKKKSKIDILSTIKNYEGKFRTGDKYIRNLFYCGLIYYVDRFGEQDLQKAIEKIFVWAYTLRLKLQSVGLDSIDNYALGKHQYSKLELFKLIREAVKPTDILNMKLEILKENKSTKTTKIVEHFKVLKYYE; from the coding sequence ATGAGTGATATTCAACTACAAATCATTAGCGTAAAAAAACTGTTACAAGAGGATTTGAAAATCCCATCTTATCAAAGACCCTATAAATGGACTGAAAAGAACGTTCATCAACTTATTGATGATATAATTTTTCACAAGGACAAATCAGCATACCGATTAGGAACTGTGGTTATTCATAATGAAATGGAAGATAGTGAAACTAAGCTAAACATTGTAGATGGGCAGCAAAGAGCATTAACTCTTACATTAATTGCTTATGCCATTATTAAGAATTGTGAGGGAAAATTAGAAAAAATTATTATGAGAGGTGAAAAGCTCGATAGTTATAAGCCAAAACTTGTAAAGCTTTCTTTCGCTAACGACATTACAAAAGCGAATATTCAAAATAATTACAAAGTAATTGAAAGAAGAATAGATGACTTTGATGAAGAAACTATTCGCTTCTTTTACGAAAAATGTGAACTTGTAAAAGTTGTATTAATGGATATTTCAGAAGCTTTTCAATTTTTTGATTCTCAAAATGCACGTGGTAAAGACCTTGACCCGCATGACTTGCTTAAAGCATTCCATTTAAGGGAAATGAATAACTATTCAACTGAAGGAGAAAGGTTAGAGGCTGTCTATAATTGGGAAGCAACGGATAAAGATGAATTAGCAAAACTTTTTGCTCTCTATCTTTTTAGAATCAGAAATTGGAGCAAAGGTTATTCTGCAAGATACTTCACGAAAAACGATGTTGATGTTTTTAAAGGAGTAAGCCCTGATGTTAAAGAAGAGTATCCGTTCGCAAAGGCAAATCGGATAGCACATTTCTATACTGAGAACTATAAAAAATCATTTCATCGAGGTATTGATAAAATTCTTATGGAATACCCGTTTCAAATAGACCAAACTATTATCAATGGGAAAAGATTTTTCGAGATGATAGCTTTTTATGGTAGAATGGAAACGGCTATCAAGAAGAAAAGCAAAATTGATATTTTGAGTACTATAAAAAACTATGAAGGTAAATTTAGAACCGGAGACAAATATATACGAAATCTTTTTTACTGTGGATTGATTTATTATGTTGATAGATTTGGTGAACAAGATTTACAAAAAGCTATTGAAAAAATATTTGTATGGGCTTATACATTAAGGTTGAAATTACAAAGTGTAGGGCTTGATTCAATTGATAATTATGCGTTGGGTAAACACCAATATTCAAAGTTAGAATTGTTCAAATTAATTAGAGAAGCTGTTAAACCAACGGACATATTAAACATGAAATTAGAGATTTTGAAAGAAAACAAATCAACCAAAACAACCAAAATTGTTGAACATTTTAAGGTATTAAAATATTATGAGTGA
- a CDS encoding DUF262 domain-containing HNH endonuclease family protein — MSEITKLYSIEELLSKDKYVIPIYQRDFAWRNREITQLIQDIVDYLKKDKNPIKDKPNYYIGTLIVYERKNGEAIVFETIDGQQRLTTLSILLSLIKNEYRELDLTWYKEMNLQFDSRKLSTQTLQYMFNGDSLDEKECNVAIRQGYKDAKKALKTILQGFNLSIEDFYNYLIKKVSILRVLVPEDTDLNHYFEIMNSRGEQLEKHEILKAKCLEILDEEDRYAFSLIWEACSNMEKYVQYGFNVTQRDIVFGNDYSSGTKWNKLISYEDIYSKLGITTIEETHSIEVSEKINSTIEELLEPASKLYTEQSTQKDDTSERFNSVTNFSNFLLHILRIQVNQAVTILDEEKLDDKVKDVPLDDKRLIELFEPILKNPKNNKESVKNFVKNYGYNLLKGKFLFDKYIIKREFAKGTDSWSLKQLKWYEQNKNASYINTFGSGDNNEDENREILMLLSMFHVSNPTLVYKHWLNAALKYVFENENITAKKYKEYLEDLAKTFLYDRFIAKEAKEYFEIVFMNDGLCQNTKNEIDPEKLNQGTSVENFIFNYLDYLLWQNYRSGKECFKIESEKPFEDVRIKDFKYTSRSSVEHYYPQNPIEGNPKIEDRWLNHFGNLCLISNSKNSRLSNYMPIAKKDHYHKSATLDSIKQRIMMEYNDWDTLGDNCKNEVEEHGNRMIQILID, encoded by the coding sequence ATGAGTGAAATAACTAAACTATATAGCATAGAAGAACTATTAAGTAAAGATAAATATGTAATTCCAATTTATCAAAGAGATTTTGCTTGGCGAAATCGTGAAATAACCCAATTGATTCAGGATATTGTGGATTATCTTAAAAAAGATAAGAACCCCATAAAAGATAAACCAAACTATTATATTGGGACATTGATAGTTTATGAAAGAAAAAATGGCGAGGCAATAGTATTTGAAACTATTGACGGACAACAGAGATTAACAACATTATCCATCCTTCTGAGTTTAATCAAAAATGAATATAGAGAATTGGACTTAACTTGGTATAAGGAAATGAACCTACAGTTTGATAGTCGAAAACTGTCCACTCAAACATTGCAATATATGTTTAATGGTGATTCACTTGACGAAAAGGAATGCAATGTTGCCATAAGACAAGGGTATAAGGATGCAAAAAAAGCATTGAAAACGATACTCCAAGGCTTCAACTTATCAATAGAAGATTTCTACAACTATCTTATAAAAAAAGTCAGTATTTTGAGGGTTTTGGTTCCAGAAGACACGGATTTGAATCATTATTTTGAAATAATGAATAGTAGAGGTGAGCAGTTGGAAAAGCATGAAATTTTAAAAGCGAAATGCTTAGAAATTCTTGATGAAGAAGATAGATATGCATTTAGTTTGATTTGGGAGGCATGCTCGAACATGGAAAAATATGTCCAATATGGCTTTAACGTTACCCAAAGGGATATTGTATTTGGTAACGATTACAGTAGCGGCACCAAATGGAATAAACTAATCAGTTATGAAGATATTTATAGTAAATTAGGAATCACTACAATAGAAGAAACCCATTCAATTGAAGTAAGTGAAAAAATTAATTCAACAATCGAAGAACTTTTAGAACCAGCTTCCAAACTCTATACAGAACAATCCACACAGAAGGATGACACCTCAGAAAGGTTTAATTCTGTAACTAATTTTTCTAATTTTTTATTACATATTCTAAGGATACAAGTAAATCAGGCTGTAACAATCTTAGATGAGGAGAAATTAGATGATAAGGTTAAAGATGTTCCATTAGACGACAAACGTTTAATCGAACTATTTGAACCAATTTTAAAGAATCCTAAGAACAATAAAGAGTCTGTGAAAAATTTTGTAAAAAATTACGGTTATAATCTGTTAAAAGGGAAATTCCTTTTTGATAAATATATCATTAAAAGAGAATTCGCAAAAGGAACAGACAGTTGGAGTTTAAAACAACTAAAATGGTATGAGCAAAACAAAAATGCCAGCTACATAAACACTTTTGGAAGTGGTGACAATAATGAAGATGAAAACAGAGAAATATTAATGTTACTTTCAATGTTTCATGTTTCTAATCCAACTTTAGTTTACAAGCATTGGTTAAATGCAGCATTAAAATACGTTTTTGAAAATGAAAATATAACAGCTAAGAAATACAAAGAATATCTTGAAGATTTGGCAAAAACTTTTTTGTACGATAGGTTTATAGCTAAAGAAGCAAAAGAGTACTTTGAAATAGTTTTTATGAATGATGGTCTGTGTCAAAATACAAAAAATGAAATCGACCCGGAAAAGCTTAATCAAGGCACATCTGTAGAAAATTTCATTTTCAATTATCTTGATTATTTGTTGTGGCAAAATTATCGTAGCGGTAAAGAGTGTTTTAAGATTGAAAGCGAAAAACCATTTGAAGATGTAAGAATTAAAGACTTTAAATACACATCTAGAAGTTCTGTTGAACATTATTACCCGCAAAATCCAATTGAAGGTAATCCGAAAATTGAAGATAGATGGCTAAACCATTTTGGAAATCTATGTTTGATTAGCAATAGTAAAAATTCGCGTTTGAGTAACTATATGCCAATTGCAAAAAAAGACCATTATCATAAAAGTGCAACACTCGATAGTATTAAACAAAGAATAATGATGGAGTACAACGATTGGGACACATTAGGCGATAACTGCAAAAACGAAGTTGAAGAACATGGGAATAGAATGATACAAATATTGATAGACTAA
- a CDS encoding YjgN family protein: MSESTINNRQMEEVQESYFDGGLSSLIGLKILGFFVIICTIGLGYPWIMCKIYRWRINHTVINGRRLKFIGNATDLFGQWIKWILLSIVTIGIYSFWLVISLEKWRVKNTTYND; this comes from the coding sequence ATGTCAGAATCTACAATCAACAATCGTCAGATGGAAGAAGTGCAAGAATCATACTTCGATGGAGGTTTATCATCCCTAATTGGATTGAAGATATTAGGGTTTTTTGTTATCATATGTACTATAGGGCTCGGCTATCCTTGGATTATGTGCAAAATATACAGATGGCGCATCAATCATACTGTAATCAACGGCAGAAGGTTGAAGTTCATTGGGAATGCTACCGATTTGTTCGGGCAATGGATTAAATGGATACTGCTCAGCATAGTTACAATAGGGATATATTCCTTTTGGTTGGTTATCTCCCTTGAAAAATGGCGAGTGAAGAATACAACTTATAACGATTAG
- a CDS encoding SIR2 family protein, giving the protein MTKKNISFFMGSGFSVPAGYPKMQEIDLAICYSTGAFIVEHDLNSKIRTKDYLFYFNIINKYLDFCSQRISIYKNKKIDLNYEIVYYEINRLFRIMKDGSDLLSDPILNELQTILSVHSKEFEKIDYFKHVLDSYCHNISKNVLLSLMSKSPTNLNKYDGFNSFIKRLSKFNIINSYCTTNYDLLIETLLSEQGLKYHENFRKLLKGDLPKLCKGRNMIKLYDSKMNFAQEAPKLLKLHGSIDNFLLSEDIGAPEFQKGHTIKSPNQYEFKQELGVNSTFKTSDAPEILIGTKNKLEEYHQFYYSRTFNKFLQCLDETHILIIIGYGFGDYGINQAFWNWLSNNEPAKMFIIDISNSLADFVKSKHNPKLFRHYNSIKRGKKLLYFKGGVENADYEQIFARINEIIRR; this is encoded by the coding sequence ATGACAAAGAAAAACATATCCTTTTTTATGGGTAGCGGATTTTCTGTTCCAGCAGGCTATCCAAAGATGCAAGAAATTGACCTTGCAATTTGCTATTCGACAGGAGCATTTATCGTTGAACATGATTTGAATTCTAAGATACGTACAAAAGATTATTTGTTTTATTTCAACATTATCAATAAATATTTAGATTTTTGCTCACAAAGGATTTCAATTTATAAAAACAAAAAAATAGATTTGAACTATGAGATTGTTTATTATGAAATAAATAGATTATTTCGAATCATGAAAGATGGTTCTGATTTATTGTCAGACCCCATTCTTAATGAACTGCAAACCATTTTAAGTGTGCATAGTAAAGAATTTGAGAAAATAGATTATTTCAAGCATGTTCTTGATAGCTATTGCCACAATATTTCAAAAAATGTGTTATTGTCCTTGATGTCAAAAAGTCCTACAAATCTTAATAAATATGATGGATTCAACTCTTTTATAAAGAGACTATCTAAATTTAATATAATAAATTCATACTGTACAACAAATTATGATTTGTTGATAGAAACGTTATTAAGTGAACAAGGCTTGAAATATCATGAAAATTTTCGAAAACTGTTAAAGGGCGATTTACCAAAGTTGTGCAAAGGAAGGAATATGATTAAATTGTATGACAGTAAAATGAATTTTGCTCAAGAAGCTCCAAAGCTACTAAAACTTCATGGTTCAATAGATAATTTTCTATTATCTGAAGATATTGGAGCCCCGGAATTTCAAAAGGGGCATACAATAAAAAGTCCAAATCAATATGAATTTAAGCAAGAATTAGGAGTCAATTCAACTTTTAAAACAAGTGATGCCCCTGAAATACTTATTGGCACTAAAAATAAATTGGAAGAGTACCACCAATTTTATTATTCTCGAACATTCAATAAGTTTTTACAATGTTTGGATGAAACTCATATTCTAATTATTATTGGATATGGGTTCGGAGATTATGGTATAAACCAAGCCTTTTGGAATTGGCTTTCCAACAATGAACCTGCAAAAATGTTTATTATTGACATTTCTAATTCATTAGCTGACTTTGTAAAATCCAAACACAACCCTAAACTATTTCGTCATTACAACTCGATTAAAAGAGGCAAGAAGCTCCTTTATTTTAAAGGCGGAGTCGAAAACGCCGATTATGAACAAATTTTTGCAAGAATCAATGAAATTATTAGAAGATAA